In Candidatus Moanabacter tarae, the genomic stretch CGGTGCATCTGATATGAAAGGTGGGACGGCTGCGATGATAGGGGCGGCCATCGCAGTAGCCCGTTCCAAAGTGGAGTTACAGGGCGACCTTATCGTCGCATGTACAGCCGGAGAGGAGGTTGACTGTGTTGGAGCCATTGATCTGCTAAGCCAGGAAGTCTTTCAGGATGTGTCTGCCATGCTATTGCCGGAACCGACCAAGATGGCGGTGTGGCATGCCGAGAAAGGATCACTCTGGCTTAATATTGTTACCTACGGCAAAACTGCTCATGGTTCGATGCCTCATAAAGGTCACAATGCTATCGATCAAATGATGATGATTCTCCCGAAGATTCAAAAATTCCCTTTCAAGAAATCTATCCACCCCTTACTCGGATCGCCAACAGTAAATATCGGAACCATCGCCGGGGGCACGAAAGTCAATGTTGTTCCTGATCGTTGCGAAGCAGTAGTTGACCTACGAACACTACCCGGAGAAGACCATAACGAAATAGTCCACCAATTACAGCACCTCGCTAATTACAATGGTCCATCAAATGTACCGTCACTAGAGTTCACGGTATTAGCGGATCGGCCGGCGGTAGAAACCGACCCGGATGATCCTTTTATCGGCTCCGTCATTGAAGCTGTCAGCTCAGTTACGGAACAAGAGGTAGAAGTCGGGACTGCACCCTATTTTTCCGACGCAGCCGTGCTAATACCGAAGCTTAATATTCCAATGGTACTATGTGGACCCGGGCGCCCGGAACTCGCACACCAACCCGAGGAATACGTAGAAGTGAAACGGGTCATTCAGGCAGAAAAAGCATATGAGATCCTGATTAGAAACTTATTGGGATGAGTTCCGTTAGGGAAATCGGTTCCCTGAGTACTCCACAGGTGAAACTTTATTCATAAAGGGGATTTTTAGTCCCGTTAATAGACACCCTAATTTTACAGAAATACCTTTCGATAAATCGATGTAGTATATCATGCTTGACTTTAGGCGATCCAATTCCTCAGAAAGCAGTTGGCCTTCCTTGGGCACCATCTACCGGGATTGATGCTCCGTTGATCCAATTCGCCCGTTCGGAGGAGAGAAAAACAATCACATCCGCCACCTCGAAGTCCGTACCGAGTCGACAACTTGGGAATTCCCGACTTGTGAAAGCAGCATAGGCTTCCGGATTCTCATTCCTAAATCGCTCCCATCCACCTCCCGGGAAAAGTAACGATCCTGGACAGACCGTGTTGACACGAATGTTGTGAGGAGCCAATTCGAGAGCTAGTCCTCCAGCAAGATACATTTCGGCGGCTTTGCTGGAACCATATTGAGCACCTTCGGGAGCCGGCTTCCAGCCAGATATAGAGGCAATAGTGATAACGGAGCCTCCTCCCCGATCCTGCATGTAAGGGAAAACAGCCCGAACCGCTCGAACGGCATGAAAAAGGTTAAGGTCAAATGTGCGCCGCCAATCTTCGTCGGTGGAATCAATGAGATGCCTGGAACCGGTGCTACCACCAACGTTGTTGATCAAGATATCGACCCCTCCAAGAGCTCTCGCTGCATTCTCAATAAAGCATTCAGTCTCTCCCTCTCGAGATACATCTGCGGTCATGCCGTAGACCTCCCCTCCATGAACACGCAGCTCTACGACAGTTCGGTCGACCCCATCCTGTCCCCGGGCGCAGAAACCAACCTTACAACCCTCTTCGGCTAAACGAAGAGCTGTCGCCCTACCTATGCCACGACTCCCTCCTGTTACCAGCGCAACCTTGTCTCTAATCTTAAGGTCCATCGATTTATCCACCCTCCGAATCTAATCTTGAAGGTAATCTGATTCTACGGCCAGAGCTGTATGCCCAAGCGTGACAAGGAAATCGCGCTCGAACACACTCTCCTACAGTTAGATTTCTATCGTCAACAGTGAATATAGCTAATCTAACCTCTACTGACCACTCGCGACAAAATACATCTGATTTTGTACAGATGCAGAAATGTCGGATCTTTTCACATCACAGACTGCCAGACTTGTAGAAGAAGATAGGTTGCCCAGGCCAAGTCTCAATGACCCCCTTAGGAAGCATAAGCGCTCCTAAGGGGGGACACGGAGGAAAGTATTTCTCGTCCTGCAACTAGAACTTGTACTGTACCCCAACGCTGGCTAGCCTCGGTGCGCCTGGCCGGGGACCTTTGGGATGTCGGGAGGAAATATATTCTCGATCGAATAGATTAGTGATGGTCCCAAAAATCTCAAAATCATCTTCTTTGCCAATCCTGTAATATGCACTCACATCTACCATGAAACGGCTATCAGTCTTCCCAAACCGTGCGTCCCCATTGCCGGTATTCGGATTAATTTCAACGTCAGTGTTGGTTGCCGAAGTAAAGGTGGAAGAAGTGAAATAGGCATTCACGTAGGTACGCCATTTTGCTGTTTCGATACCAGCAGAGAGGTTCAGCTGCCATTTAGGGATATATGGAACATAACTGCCATCTGTCCCTCCCGCGAAGATAGATTCCTCGTCTTCCGAATTAGCATCTCCCTCCAGGGTTGCATTGGTGTAGGTCAATGAGATCGAATAAGGATTCTTAAAGTTCCATTCGTTCACGACACCCTGATCATAGACGAAAGCCACTTCGAGGCCGGTTGAGTCAACCGTTCCAACATTTTCAGAACTACCGGTCCCTGCCCCTCCGATATTATCGACTACAATAAGATCGTTAAAAACTGTATGGAAAAAAACCACTTCTCCATAAAACCCTTTCTGGTCATTGAAACGGGTACCTAATTCAAAGGCATTACTGGTTTCTTCTTTGATTCCACTTTTGGTGTGATTGCGGGGAGAAGGAGTTGAAATCCCTCTGTGGTATCCACCAAACACCATCAATCCATCCTTCGGTTGAAATGTGCCACCAAAACCCGGCGCTATGACGGTGAGGTCACTACTGCCACTACGAAATGGGACATTAGTACCATCGGTAGTGAAATCATCATACTCGAAGGAAAGATTCTCAAGGCGAATTCCGGGTTTAACTGACCAAGAATTACCTCGGATCTCATCACTGAAATAGGCTGAAAAGGCTTCGGTCAATTGCCGGCGATTTCCGTCTGAGCCGTTCACACTCCGAATCCCTTTTTCCCAACTCCCACTACTGTCCTGGACGAAAAGATTGTGCCACTGAAACCGACGGATTCGGTCTCTATGAAATCGTAGCCCAGCATCGATATTATGAGTAGTATCTCCTGAGATTAGCGTGTAGTCGAAATTAGTTTGCACCCCAGCCATGTAATAGCGGCGATTGTTGGCGCGCACTCTGAGTTTCCCAGCCCGGCTGCCCCGGAGTACTTCAAGGGCCATTCCACTTTTGCCTCCAGCAAGAGCTCTAGACATTTTCTCACCAACCCGGCTTCCATCCGGTTCATCTCCTTCTGGTGTGCCGTTTCCATCCGTATCAATATCCCGAATATCATGGAGTTTGTTCCAATTTCTATGAAAATTCTGATAATAAGCAGTTGTTATTAATTTGCCCCGCTCCCCGAGGTGGAGGAGATGGCGAAGATGCAATCGGGTGTGGTGGGTGTCAATGCGATCATTCCGAGTAGCAGCGTAACGTCTGAAGGGATTGTCTTTGAAATCCTTGGATGCTAGTCCAAGGTAGGTTTCGTCAGAATGAAGCTCTGAGTACCCAATTTTGAATTCAATATACTGGTGGTCTTGCGAGTTCGGATTCCAATTTGCTTTGAACATGTAATCCGTGCGCTCGAAACCGGTTTCACTGGAGCCGGGGAAATTACCGGCCCCATCGATTGTTTTGAAGCCGTCGTTCTGCCGGTGAAATACCTCCACCAGATACCCGAAGTTTCCTGAATTCCCCTCGAGGACTTCACCGAATTGTGCTTCGGCCCGAATTTCATTATTGCTACCGTAGGACTGACGAAGCAGTCCTCTACGTCCTTCGACAGGTATTGGCGTTGAGAGATAGTTGATTACACCTCCTGTAGTATGCGGTCCCCAATTAATTTGGCTCGATCCCTTCAGGACTTCAATTCCCGACATTCTCCCTGCTGTTGGTGAGTAATAGGCAGACGGAGCCGAGTAGGTGGCAGGGGCAGTAGGAACACCATCTTCCATAACAGTGATTTTGGCATTTCGAGTTGTGTCAACGCCTCTCAAGCTGATATTGGGGAAAAGCCCGTAACCATCCTCTTCTCGAAGGTAGACCCCTGGAACGGTTCGCAGAATGAGATTGATGTCGTCAAGTTGGAGAGCTTCAATTTTTTCAAGCCTAAGATAGGTTCCCGACCCGGGTAATTGATATGCGGACTCCGCTGAACCGATAACATCGAATTCTTTCAAGATCCCGATGGAACTTTCCTTTCCCTCTTCTCCCAAAGCGGTTAGTTGAAGGATTGCTATAGCTGCTATTAGGAAACTGCGTTTTAATTCTGAAAGAAAGCTATACATTTTGGATATTTTATTGAGTTTGTTGCAATTGAAACTCAGTCTCAATAAGGAATTCTATTCCAAGTCAATAATAAATAATAAATATTAAATTTTTCGACGCTAACCCGGAAAAAGGCGGTCGTAATTGCGACCATTCGGTAGAGTGCGACAAAGTCCTTCGATTTAGCGGAGCCAATTGACAGACTTTTAAAGGTGAAATTTCCTTCTTAACAGATGACCGTAAATCAAACTCGGCTGTTCTTCTCAACGCTAAGAAAATATTTGTCAGGCCCTGTTCTTAACGAAAAATACGGAATATCGCCCTAAATACGAGTGGCCTCCTTAGTCTTGCTTCCACTGTGAATATCAATTCCACTTTCCATCCTCTAGGAAATTAGATACGGAACACGCGCAAATGCCCATTAACTTCGCGGTAATACCGGTGGCTGGCCAGGGAACTCGATTGCTCCCTCTTACAAAGAGCCAACCTAAAGAAATGCTGCCGGTCGGTCGAAAACCGATCGTGCAGCACGTGGTTGAAGAATTAACCTACTCGGGGATTAGCAAGATATGCCTGGTGACCGGTCCTGGTAAACAATCGATTGAAAATCACTTTGATATCGATGAGGAATTAATTCAGATGCTGCGTAAGAAAGGCCGAGAAGAACTGCTCGGGACGCTGGATTTTGAAAGGAAGGCAATCGAGTATTTCTACACTCGGCAACGGCTGCAGTTGGGTTTGGGACACGCAATTCTAAGTGCACGCTCCTTGGTTAATGATCAATCTTTTGTCGTTGCTTTGGGGGATTCAATTATAGGGCTGCACGCGAAATCACGAATCGTCTCACAACTTATGGAGCAATTTGAGAAAAAGGAGGCCGATGCCGCAATCGCATTCGAGGAGGTCTCCCCACAAGATGTGGTTAAATACGGTATCGCCGAGCCAAGGGATGACAAAATGGCCGTTTTCGAGCTTGAGGGAATTGTCGAAAAACCCTCCAAGGAGGAAGCGACAAGCAATCTCGCAATCGCTGCCCGCTATGTATTCAGCCCTAAAATTTTTGATTTTCTAGTCGAAACAAAGCCTGGGATAAACGGAGAAATTCAGCTCACCGATGCGATTCAGGCGCTGATTCAAAATGGAGGAAAAGTTATCGGCCTCAAGTTGGATGAAGGTGAAGAACGCTTCGACATTGGGAATCCCCTCAGCTACTTCCGCGCCTTTATTGACTTTGCACTGGCCGATCCCGAGTATGGCGAGGCTCTATCTAAATGGACCAAAAGCCGATTTAATAATGCGTGAAAATTACTAGCTAGTTGGGCAGTTGGTTTCGTCGTTGCTTTAATATTGTAAGAGATCTTCTGCAAATACAGACGAGCCTCTCATCAACCTTGTCTCCAATAGATTCATACTCGTGGATATCATCCGAAAGAAAGCATATGCCAGGGCTGGACTCGTAGGAAATCCCTCAGACAACTTCAACGGAAAGACAATTTCTCTTATCGTTCGCAACTTCAGCGCAACTGTTCTACTTTATGAGTGGGAGGATCTTGAAATCGTCCCGAACGCAGAAGATCAATGTCGCTTTGGGTCGATTGCGGAACTTGCACATGATGTTGACCGGCACGGATATCACGGTGGAATTAGATTGGTTAAAGCAACTATCAAACGATTCTTTGAATACTGTCAGGGAAAGGAAATCATTCTCCACGAGAGGAATTTTTCAATAC encodes the following:
- the fecA gene encoding Fe(3+) dicitrate transport protein FecA produces the protein MYSFLSELKRSFLIAAIAILQLTALGEEGKESSIGILKEFDVIGSAESAYQLPGSGTYLRLEKIEALQLDDINLILRTVPGVYLREEDGYGLFPNISLRGVDTTRNAKITVMEDGVPTAPATYSAPSAYYSPTAGRMSGIEVLKGSSQINWGPHTTGGVINYLSTPIPVEGRRGLLRQSYGSNNEIRAEAQFGEVLEGNSGNFGYLVEVFHRQNDGFKTIDGAGNFPGSSETGFERTDYMFKANWNPNSQDHQYIEFKIGYSELHSDETYLGLASKDFKDNPFRRYAATRNDRIDTHHTRLHLRHLLHLGERGKLITTAYYQNFHRNWNKLHDIRDIDTDGNGTPEGDEPDGSRVGEKMSRALAGGKSGMALEVLRGSRAGKLRVRANNRRYYMAGVQTNFDYTLISGDTTHNIDAGLRFHRDRIRRFQWHNLFVQDSSGSWEKGIRSVNGSDGNRRQLTEAFSAYFSDEIRGNSWSVKPGIRLENLSFEYDDFTTDGTNVPFRSGSSDLTVIAPGFGGTFQPKDGLMVFGGYHRGISTPSPRNHTKSGIKEETSNAFELGTRFNDQKGFYGEVVFFHTVFNDLIVVDNIGGAGTGSSENVGTVDSTGLEVAFVYDQGVVNEWNFKNPYSISLTYTNATLEGDANSEDEESIFAGGTDGSYVPYIPKWQLNLSAGIETAKWRTYVNAYFTSSTFTSATNTDVEINPNTGNGDARFGKTDSRFMVDVSAYYRIGKEDDFEIFGTITNLFDREYISSRHPKGPRPGAPRLASVGVQYKF
- the tsaC1_1 gene encoding 4-formylbenzenesulfonate dehydrogenase TsaC1/TsaC2, giving the protein MDLKIRDKVALVTGGSRGIGRATALRLAEEGCKVGFCARGQDGVDRTVVELRVHGGEVYGMTADVSREGETECFIENAARALGGVDILINNVGGSTGSRHLIDSTDEDWRRTFDLNLFHAVRAVRAVFPYMQDRGGGSVITIASISGWKPAPEGAQYGSSKAAEMYLAGGLALELAPHNIRVNTVCPGSLLFPGGGWERFRNENPEAYAAFTSREFPSCRLGTDFEVADVIVFLSSERANWINGASIPVDGAQGRPTAF
- the gtaB gene encoding UTP--glucose-1-phosphate uridylyltransferase is translated as MPINFAVIPVAGQGTRLLPLTKSQPKEMLPVGRKPIVQHVVEELTYSGISKICLVTGPGKQSIENHFDIDEELIQMLRKKGREELLGTLDFERKAIEYFYTRQRLQLGLGHAILSARSLVNDQSFVVALGDSIIGLHAKSRIVSQLMEQFEKKEADAAIAFEEVSPQDVVKYGIAEPRDDKMAVFELEGIVEKPSKEEATSNLAIAARYVFSPKIFDFLVETKPGINGEIQLTDAIQALIQNGGKVIGLKLDEGEERFDIGNPLSYFRAFIDFALADPEYGEALSKWTKSRFNNA
- the dapE_4 gene encoding putative succinyl-diaminopimelate desuccinylase, with the translated sequence MTPTLPPNTLSNDSIAVSLTQEMVRTSTVNPPGNERPLAERLQQVMHRSGLTTKLYPLSPERASVVGKLSGNGSRPAFAMVGHIDTVPTGNLSWSFDPFSGDISNGEVRGRGASDMKGGTAAMIGAAIAVARSKVELQGDLIVACTAGEEVDCVGAIDLLSQEVFQDVSAMLLPEPTKMAVWHAEKGSLWLNIVTYGKTAHGSMPHKGHNAIDQMMMILPKIQKFPFKKSIHPLLGSPTVNIGTIAGGTKVNVVPDRCEAVVDLRTLPGEDHNEIVHQLQHLANYNGPSNVPSLEFTVLADRPAVETDPDDPFIGSVIEAVSSVTEQEVEVGTAPYFSDAAVLIPKLNIPMVLCGPGRPELAHQPEEYVEVKRVIQAEKAYEILIRNLLG